From the genome of Phytohabitans rumicis, one region includes:
- a CDS encoding type I restriction-modification system subunit M, giving the protein MNSSKHTELANHAWSVADLLRGDYKQSDYGKVILPLTVLRRLECVLEPTKDKVLAEYDRLKGQVNVDLPRFLRRAAGHSFYNTSGYTLKAITKDSSQAAKHLLAYVGAFSMNAQEVLEKYDFPQQIRRLDNANLLYRVIGRFADLDLRPIELKDGKPVLGEDGQPKVIVSNHQMGYVFEELIRRFAEQSNETAGEHFTPREVIELMVNLLIAPDDDALSMPVASRTVMDPACGTGGMLSAAEEHIKLLNPSATVTVFGQELNPESWAICRSDMMIKGQDPENIKFGNSFSDDGHRAQHFDYLLANPPFGVEWKKVKDDVEHEYETLGESGRFGAGLPRINDGSLLFLQHMISKMKPVTADGKGGSRIAIVFNGSPLFTGAAESGESRIRQWILENDWLEGIVALPDQLFYNTGISTYFWILTNRKSNGHRGKVVLLDARDQFAKMRKSLGDKRKYLTKDQIKTITQLYAEALDAAQDTEHPMHTKVKVFANEDFGYRRITVERPLKLRFEVAEETLTELAASKPIQKVTNAEALATALKPLVGQVWTTKRAAWDTLRKTMAEAGVLWPTGTPFQKAMREIIGVRDPDGEVQFVKGSPEPDPELRDYENVPLNEDIEEYLRREVLPHVPDAWIDHEKTKIGYEIPFTRHFYVYKPPRPLAEIDAELKALESEIQTLLGEVTE; this is encoded by the coding sequence TTGAACAGCAGCAAGCACACCGAGCTGGCGAACCACGCTTGGTCGGTGGCCGATCTTCTGCGCGGCGACTATAAGCAGTCCGACTACGGCAAGGTCATCCTGCCGCTCACCGTGCTACGCCGCCTGGAATGCGTCCTGGAGCCCACCAAGGACAAGGTCCTCGCGGAGTACGACCGGCTGAAAGGGCAGGTGAATGTCGACCTGCCCCGGTTTCTGCGCCGCGCCGCCGGCCACAGCTTCTACAACACCAGCGGCTACACCCTGAAAGCGATCACCAAGGATTCGAGCCAGGCGGCGAAGCACCTGCTCGCGTACGTCGGCGCCTTCTCCATGAACGCGCAGGAGGTGCTCGAAAAGTACGACTTCCCCCAGCAGATCCGGCGGCTCGACAACGCGAACCTGCTCTACCGGGTGATAGGCCGATTCGCGGACCTCGACCTGCGGCCCATCGAGCTCAAGGACGGCAAGCCCGTCCTCGGCGAGGACGGCCAGCCCAAGGTCATCGTCTCCAACCACCAGATGGGCTACGTATTCGAGGAGCTGATCCGGCGCTTCGCCGAGCAGTCCAACGAGACCGCCGGTGAGCACTTCACCCCCCGCGAGGTCATCGAGCTGATGGTCAACCTGCTTATCGCGCCGGACGACGACGCGCTCAGCATGCCCGTGGCTTCGCGGACGGTCATGGACCCGGCATGCGGCACGGGCGGCATGCTCTCCGCCGCTGAAGAACACATCAAGTTGCTCAACCCGTCCGCTACGGTCACCGTCTTCGGTCAGGAACTCAACCCGGAGTCCTGGGCGATCTGCCGCTCCGACATGATGATCAAGGGCCAGGACCCGGAGAACATCAAGTTCGGCAACTCGTTCAGCGACGACGGCCACCGTGCCCAGCACTTCGACTACCTGCTGGCCAATCCACCCTTCGGAGTGGAGTGGAAGAAGGTCAAGGACGACGTCGAGCACGAGTACGAAACGCTCGGCGAGAGCGGTCGCTTCGGCGCTGGCCTGCCCCGGATCAACGACGGCTCGCTGCTCTTCCTCCAGCACATGATCTCGAAGATGAAGCCGGTCACCGCCGACGGCAAGGGCGGCAGCCGGATCGCCATCGTCTTCAACGGCTCGCCGCTGTTTACCGGCGCCGCCGAGTCGGGTGAGTCGCGCATCCGCCAGTGGATCCTGGAGAACGACTGGCTCGAAGGCATCGTCGCCCTGCCCGACCAGCTCTTCTACAACACCGGCATCTCCACCTACTTCTGGATCCTGACCAACCGCAAGTCCAACGGACACCGCGGCAAGGTGGTCCTGCTCGACGCCCGGGACCAGTTCGCCAAGATGCGCAAATCCCTCGGCGACAAGCGCAAATACCTGACCAAAGACCAGATCAAGACCATTACCCAGCTGTACGCCGAAGCGCTCGACGCCGCCCAGGACACTGAGCACCCGATGCACACCAAGGTGAAGGTGTTCGCCAACGAAGACTTCGGCTACCGTCGCATCACCGTCGAACGCCCGCTGAAGCTCCGGTTCGAGGTCGCCGAGGAGACGCTGACCGAGCTGGCCGCCTCGAAGCCGATCCAGAAGGTGACGAACGCCGAGGCGCTCGCCACCGCGCTGAAGCCGCTGGTCGGCCAGGTCTGGACGACGAAGCGGGCGGCCTGGGACACGCTGCGCAAGACGATGGCCGAGGCCGGGGTTCTCTGGCCCACCGGCACCCCGTTCCAGAAGGCGATGCGCGAAATCATCGGCGTGCGCGACCCGGATGGCGAGGTGCAGTTCGTCAAGGGTAGCCCCGAGCCCGATCCGGAGCTACGCGACTACGAGAACGTCCCGCTGAACGAGGATATCGAGGAATACCTGCGCCGCGAGGTGCTCCCCCACGTCCCCGACGCCTGGATCGACCACGAAAAGACCAAGATCGGATACGAGATCCCCTTCACCCGCCACTTCTACGTCTACAAGCCACCTCGCCCGCTCGCCGAGATCGACGCCGAGCTGAAGGCGCTCGAGTCCGAGATTCAGACGCTGCTGGGTGAGGTGACGGAGTGA